One window from the genome of Pseudomonas sp. L5B5 encodes:
- a CDS encoding ABC transporter permease subunit, producing the protein MKRFEFSKLMLVLGLLFIYLPMLILVIYSFNASRLVTVWGGWSISWYVGLLDNSQLMGSVLRSLEIACYTAIAAVALGTLAAFVLTRVTRFKGRTLFGGLVTAPLVMPEVITGLSLLLLFVAMAQLIGWPMERGIVTIWIAHTTFCAAYVAVVVSARLRELDLSIEEAAMDLGARPFKVFFLITIPMIAPSLAAGGMMSFALSLDDLVLASFVSGPGSTTLPMEVFSAVRLGVKPEINAVASLILLAVSLVTFLVWYFSRRAEAARKRAIQEAMEFTANESWQPPAARPQTTRKPATV; encoded by the coding sequence ATGAAGCGCTTCGAATTTTCCAAACTGATGCTGGTGCTGGGCCTGCTGTTCATCTACCTGCCGATGCTGATCCTGGTGATCTACTCGTTCAACGCCTCGCGGCTGGTGACGGTCTGGGGCGGCTGGTCGATCAGCTGGTATGTCGGGCTGCTGGACAACAGCCAACTGATGGGCTCGGTGCTGCGCTCCCTGGAGATCGCCTGCTACACCGCCATCGCCGCGGTGGCCCTGGGCACCCTGGCGGCCTTCGTGCTGACCCGGGTCACGCGCTTCAAGGGCCGTACCTTGTTCGGCGGCCTGGTCACCGCGCCGCTGGTGATGCCCGAAGTGATCACCGGCCTGTCCTTGCTGCTGCTGTTCGTGGCCATGGCGCAGTTGATCGGCTGGCCCATGGAACGCGGAATCGTCACCATCTGGATTGCCCACACGACATTCTGCGCCGCGTATGTTGCCGTGGTAGTCTCCGCGCGCCTGCGTGAGCTGGACCTGTCCATCGAAGAGGCGGCCATGGACCTCGGAGCGCGGCCATTCAAGGTGTTCTTCCTGATTACCATCCCGATGATCGCCCCGTCCCTGGCGGCGGGCGGCATGATGTCGTTCGCCCTGTCGCTGGACGACCTGGTGCTGGCCAGCTTCGTCTCCGGCCCGGGTTCGACCACCTTGCCGATGGAGGTGTTCTCGGCGGTGCGCCTGGGGGTCAAGCCGGAGATCAACGCGGTGGCCAGCCTGATCCTGCTGGCGGTGTCGCTGGTGACGTTCCTGGTCTGGTACTTCAGCCGGCGCGCCGAGGCCGCACGCAAGCGGGCGATCCAGGAGGCCATGGAATTCACGGCCAATGAATCCTGGCAGCCACCGGCCGCCAGGCCACAGACGACCCGGAAGCCGGCGACGGTTTGA
- a CDS encoding LTA synthase family protein, giving the protein MTGRLFVKLIRRCLQHPLAPLCTLFGLLLLVPMGARLALGWSNPLGYLSDLASASLLTVLLYRRPWWLALPVLLVWGLLTQVSAELVSAVGRMPNLADLHYLVDPQFVGNSTGGGLTHPELGVVLLLGLVLWLVVQRSSRGLSLPALPRHAWSLPVVLLLAHGGAQYLKPSEADQWQLFNLPHQALATAMGQAQIRMEDWLDGDTVDVPPQMAGLTRLDLEGQPLLPSAGRARNVLVIALEGIPGAYIKTNREALNSHYQEDLMPKLSAWAERGMNTPDYVLHSHQTIRGLYAMLCGDYDKLDNGTPKGVEMLTQNQRNKACLPAQMHKFGFATHYLQGAGLRFMAKDKIMPHIGFDSTHGLEWFKNDNYLEFPWGKDDKAFFEGALGYVDQLKKSKKPWMLTLLTVGTHQPYSAPEDYLERYDTPKQAAVGYLDDAIGQFLDGLERKGVLKDTLVIITSDESHGIDGVRLASSWGFNLMLAPDQALLPHLKSGTYGHVDLSASILDYFGLPVPASLSGRSLLRDYAQGREIMSYTNGKLRYHDGQGTFTECDFQQRCRNYASQGFIADSASFQGQYGGQRARLVSARAANLDRSLLQSPLNQHYQFGSPAIIPLQAQIKDDWADNLIGAQYLEMPKGSQTRVRFTVRSADPQQNAYILLKGKELEQDVPLGLPAEMLVTPDQPLQMDFSFDNPQTRKAFSFHLLGYGLGAVEVSDFSVITELPGQDDNPVEMPLDDDSEHSS; this is encoded by the coding sequence ATGACAGGCAGGTTATTTGTGAAGTTGATCCGTCGTTGCCTCCAACACCCCCTTGCCCCTCTCTGCACCCTGTTCGGCCTGCTGTTGCTGGTGCCGATGGGCGCTCGCCTGGCCCTGGGCTGGTCCAATCCGCTGGGCTACCTCTCGGACCTGGCCAGCGCCAGCCTGCTGACCGTGCTGCTGTACCGCCGCCCCTGGTGGCTGGCCTTGCCGGTGCTGCTGGTATGGGGCCTGCTGACCCAGGTCAGTGCCGAACTGGTGAGCGCCGTGGGTCGCATGCCCAACCTCGCTGACCTGCATTACCTGGTGGACCCGCAATTCGTCGGCAACTCCACCGGCGGCGGCCTGACCCACCCCGAACTGGGCGTGGTCCTGCTGCTGGGGCTGGTGCTGTGGCTGGTGGTGCAGCGCAGCAGCCGGGGCCTGTCGCTGCCGGCCCTGCCACGCCATGCCTGGAGCTTGCCGGTGGTGCTGTTGCTGGCCCATGGCGGCGCCCAGTACCTCAAGCCCAGCGAAGCCGATCAGTGGCAGCTGTTCAACCTGCCCCACCAGGCACTGGCCACCGCCATGGGCCAGGCGCAGATCCGCATGGAAGACTGGCTCGACGGCGATACCGTCGACGTGCCGCCGCAGATGGCCGGCCTCACCCGCCTGGACCTCGAGGGCCAACCGTTGCTGCCCAGCGCCGGTCGCGCCCGCAACGTGCTGGTGATTGCCCTGGAGGGCATTCCCGGCGCCTATATCAAGACCAACCGCGAAGCCCTGAACAGCCACTACCAGGAAGACCTGATGCCCAAGCTCAGCGCCTGGGCCGAACGCGGCATGAACACCCCCGACTACGTGCTGCACAGCCACCAGACCATTCGCGGCCTGTACGCCATGCTCTGTGGCGACTACGACAAGCTGGACAACGGCACCCCCAAGGGCGTCGAGATGCTGACCCAGAACCAGCGCAACAAGGCCTGCCTGCCAGCGCAGATGCACAAGTTCGGCTTCGCCACGCATTACCTGCAAGGCGCCGGCCTGCGCTTCATGGCCAAAGACAAGATCATGCCGCACATCGGCTTCGATTCGACCCATGGCCTGGAATGGTTCAAGAACGACAACTACTTGGAATTCCCCTGGGGCAAGGATGACAAGGCGTTCTTCGAGGGCGCCCTGGGCTACGTCGACCAGCTGAAAAAGAGCAAGAAGCCCTGGATGCTCACCCTGCTCACCGTCGGCACCCACCAGCCCTACTCGGCCCCCGAGGACTACCTGGAGCGCTACGACACGCCCAAGCAAGCGGCGGTCGGCTACCTGGACGACGCCATCGGCCAGTTCCTCGACGGCCTGGAGCGCAAGGGCGTGCTCAAGGACACCCTGGTGATCATCACTTCCGACGAATCCCATGGCATCGACGGTGTGCGCCTGGCCTCGTCCTGGGGCTTCAACCTGATGCTGGCCCCGGACCAGGCGCTGCTGCCCCACCTCAAGTCCGGCACCTACGGCCATGTCGATCTCAGCGCCTCGATACTGGACTACTTCGGCCTGCCGGTGCCCGCCAGCCTCAGCGGCCGCTCGCTGTTGCGCGACTATGCCCAGGGCCGGGAAATCATGTCCTACACCAACGGCAAGCTGCGCTACCACGATGGCCAGGGCACCTTCACCGAGTGCGATTTCCAGCAGCGCTGCCGCAACTACGCCAGCCAGGGCTTCATTGCCGACAGCGCCAGCTTCCAGGGCCAGTACGGCGGCCAGCGGGCGCGGCTGGTCAGCGCCCGGGCAGCGAACCTGGACCGCAGCCTGCTGCAATCACCGCTGAACCAGCACTACCAGTTCGGCAGCCCGGCGATCATCCCGCTGCAAGCGCAGATCAAGGATGACTGGGCCGACAACCTGATCGGCGCCCAGTACCTGGAGATGCCCAAGGGCTCGCAGACCCGGGTGCGCTTCACCGTGCGCTCCGCCGATCCGCAGCAGAACGCCTACATCCTGCTCAAGGGCAAGGAACTGGAGCAGGACGTGCCCCTGGGCCTGCCGGCAGAAATGCTGGTGACCCCGGACCAACCCCTGCAGATGGATTTCAGCTTCGACAACCCGCAGACCCGCAAGGCGTTCTCCTTCCACCTGCTGGGCTACGGCCTGGGTGCGGTGGAAGTCAGCGACTTCAGCGTGATCACCGAGCTGCCGGGCCAGGACGACAACCCGGTGGAAATGCCCCTGGACGACGACAGCGAACATTCCAGCTGA
- the solA gene encoding N-methyl-L-tryptophan oxidase: protein MHTADFDVVVVGLGAMGAATLYQLAKRGVKVAGIDRFAPPHDQGSSHGDTRITRQAVGEGAAYVPLAIRSQQIWRELEAELDVQLFEQCGVLVMTASTDPQRPADARDFTDNSIELARRYGIEHEVLEAAEIRRRFPQFTPLDDSARGYFEPGGGFVRPERCIDAQLTRARQLGATLITGQTVLELEPQDDGVHIVSDGSRLLARQVIVSAGMWSAQLLGAPFDSLLQVCRQQLYWFRLDQPDLYPVRSPSFILHSADEVDACYGFPPIPGEGSVKIATEQYSTSSQPDSLDRQPSSADAQRLFRDLVAPHIAGLAPELVKASVCAYTVTPDSGFIIDRHPHLANVTVVSACSGHGFKHSAAIGEALAQQHVDGSSTLDLDSFSLQRFT, encoded by the coding sequence GTGCACACAGCCGATTTCGATGTTGTCGTCGTAGGCCTGGGCGCCATGGGCGCCGCTACCCTCTACCAACTGGCCAAGCGTGGGGTGAAGGTGGCGGGCATCGACCGCTTCGCCCCGCCCCACGACCAGGGCTCCAGCCACGGCGATACCCGTATCACCCGCCAGGCGGTGGGCGAAGGCGCCGCCTATGTGCCTTTGGCGATCCGCTCGCAGCAGATCTGGCGGGAGCTGGAGGCCGAGCTCGACGTACAGCTGTTCGAGCAGTGCGGGGTGCTGGTGATGACCGCCAGCACCGACCCGCAGCGCCCGGCGGATGCCCGGGATTTCACCGATAACAGCATCGAGCTGGCCCGGCGCTACGGCATCGAGCACGAGGTGCTGGAGGCTGCCGAGATCCGTCGGCGCTTCCCGCAGTTCACACCGCTGGACGACAGCGCCCGGGGCTACTTCGAGCCCGGCGGTGGCTTTGTCCGCCCGGAGCGCTGCATCGACGCGCAACTGACCCGGGCTCGACAATTGGGGGCGACCCTGATCACCGGCCAGACGGTGCTGGAGCTCGAACCCCAGGACGACGGAGTGCACATCGTCAGCGACGGCTCGCGACTGCTTGCCCGGCAGGTCATCGTCAGCGCCGGCATGTGGTCGGCGCAACTGCTGGGTGCGCCCTTCGATTCGCTGCTGCAAGTGTGCCGCCAGCAGTTGTACTGGTTCCGCCTGGATCAGCCCGACCTCTACCCGGTCCGCTCCCCGAGCTTCATCCTCCACAGCGCCGACGAAGTGGACGCCTGCTACGGCTTCCCGCCGATTCCCGGCGAGGGCAGCGTGAAGATCGCCACCGAGCAGTACAGCACCAGCAGCCAGCCCGACAGCCTCGACCGCCAGCCCAGCAGCGCCGACGCCCAGCGCCTGTTCCGCGACCTGGTAGCGCCGCATATCGCCGGCCTGGCGCCGGAGCTGGTGAAGGCCAGCGTCTGCGCCTACACCGTGACCCCGGACTCGGGCTTCATCATCGACCGCCACCCGCACCTGGCCAATGTCACCGTGGTCAGCGCCTGCTCCGGCCATGGTTTCAAGCATTCGGCAGCGATTGGCGAAGCCCTGGCCCAACAGCACGTGGATGGCAGCAGCACATTGGATCTGGACAGTTTCTCCCTGCAGCGCTTCACCTGA
- a CDS encoding DUF2867 domain-containing protein: MQTAVQPCPLPSQSSIANLAAGASFIDCRLVLAEDPERSAMRHLLCLMSQTPAWIDRMMGLRNRVVQLFGLKDLGRLTRIDLSRPDEAYQPGDRIGIFTLISQNPDEVLVVDRDKHLDVHLSLNRLALDAQGRRPVVLSTVVHPHNRLGRLYMLPVAPFHRIIAPMTLATINQH, translated from the coding sequence ATGCAGACCGCCGTCCAGCCTTGTCCACTGCCCAGCCAGTCCAGCATTGCCAACCTGGCCGCCGGGGCGAGCTTCATCGATTGCCGCCTGGTCCTGGCCGAGGACCCCGAGCGCAGCGCCATGCGCCACCTGCTGTGCCTGATGAGCCAGACCCCGGCCTGGATCGACCGCATGATGGGCCTGCGCAATCGCGTGGTGCAGCTGTTCGGGCTCAAGGACCTGGGCCGCCTGACCCGCATCGACCTGTCCCGTCCCGACGAGGCGTACCAGCCCGGCGACCGGATCGGCATCTTCACCCTGATCTCGCAGAATCCCGACGAGGTGCTGGTGGTGGACCGCGACAAGCACCTGGACGTGCACCTGTCGCTCAATCGCCTGGCGCTGGACGCCCAGGGCCGGCGCCCGGTAGTGCTGTCCACCGTGGTCCACCCGCACAACCGCCTGGGGCGCCTGTACATGCTGCCGGTGGCCCCCTTCCACCGGATCATCGCGCCCATGACCCTGGCCACCATCAATCAACACTGA
- a CDS encoding ABC transporter permease subunit, whose protein sequence is MPSGRKLVIGIPFLWLFLFFMLPFFMVMKISFSEAALAIPPYTEIYAYAEQKFQLLLNLGNYAMLAGDELYLSAYLGSLKVALISTLLCLAVGFPMAYAISRARKETQNVLVLLIMMPTWTAILIRVYAWMGILSNNGLLNSFLMWIGLISQPLEILNTNLAVYIGVVYAYLPFMVLPLYANLVKHDQSLLEAASDLGSSNFNNFWKITVPLAKNGIIAGAMLVFIPVVGEFVIPELLGGPETLMIGRVLWQEFFNNRDWPVASALAVVMLAILIVPILLFNRSQAKEMEARA, encoded by the coding sequence CTGCCCAGCGGTCGCAAGCTGGTGATCGGCATTCCCTTCCTCTGGCTGTTCCTGTTCTTCATGCTGCCGTTCTTCATGGTGATGAAGATCAGCTTCTCGGAAGCCGCCCTGGCGATCCCGCCCTACACCGAGATCTACGCTTACGCCGAGCAGAAATTCCAACTGCTGCTGAACCTGGGCAACTACGCCATGCTCGCCGGCGACGAGCTGTACCTCTCGGCGTACCTGGGTTCGCTGAAGGTGGCGCTGATCAGCACCCTGCTGTGCCTGGCGGTGGGGTTTCCCATGGCCTATGCCATTTCCCGGGCCCGCAAGGAAACCCAGAACGTGCTGGTGCTGCTGATCATGATGCCGACCTGGACCGCGATCCTGATCCGCGTCTATGCCTGGATGGGCATCCTCAGCAACAACGGCCTGCTCAACAGCTTCCTGATGTGGATCGGGTTGATCAGCCAGCCGCTGGAAATCCTCAACACCAACCTCGCGGTGTACATCGGCGTGGTCTACGCCTACCTGCCGTTCATGGTGCTGCCGCTGTACGCCAACCTGGTCAAGCATGACCAGAGCTTGTTGGAGGCCGCGTCGGACCTGGGCTCGAGCAACTTCAACAACTTCTGGAAAATCACCGTGCCCCTGGCCAAGAACGGCATCATCGCAGGCGCGATGCTGGTGTTCATCCCGGTGGTGGGCGAGTTCGTGATCCCGGAACTGCTGGGCGGTCCGGAAACCCTGATGATCGGCCGCGTGCTATGGCAGGAATTCTTCAACAACCGCGACTGGCCGGTAGCCTCGGCCCTGGCGGTGGTGATGCTGGCGATCCTGATCGTGCCGATCCTGCTGTTCAACCGCAGCCAGGCCAAAGAAATGGAGGCACGGGCATGA
- a CDS encoding polyamine ABC transporter substrate-binding protein, giving the protein MKMPGRILSAKTLLALSLTGTLVAGAQASDKVLRVYNWSDYIAPDTLKKFEAETGIHVTYDVFDSNETLEARLLTGKSGYDIVVPSNSFLAKQIKAGVYQELDKSKLPNWQNLNPVLLKNASASDPGNAHAFPYMWGSIGIGYNPDKVKAALGSDAPINSWDLLFKPENAEKLKACGISFLDSPTEMLPAALHYLGYPAASKDKAQILEAEALFMKIRPWVTYFHSSKYISDLANGNICVAVGYSGDVLQARARAEEAGNQEKVAFSIPKEGAGSFYDMMAIPKDATNVDNAYLFMNFLMRADIIAEVTNSLGYSNANSAATPLVDEAIRNDPASYPPQAVLATLYAIPDQPIPIQRVMNRGWTRIKLGK; this is encoded by the coding sequence ATGAAAATGCCTGGCCGGATACTGTCCGCCAAAACGCTGCTGGCACTGTCCTTGACGGGGACCCTGGTGGCCGGCGCTCAAGCCAGCGACAAGGTGCTGCGCGTCTACAACTGGTCGGACTACATCGCCCCGGACACCCTGAAGAAGTTCGAGGCCGAGACCGGCATCCACGTGACCTACGACGTCTTCGACAGCAACGAGACCCTGGAAGCACGCCTACTGACCGGCAAGTCGGGTTACGACATCGTGGTGCCGTCCAACAGCTTCCTGGCCAAGCAGATCAAGGCCGGGGTCTATCAGGAACTGGACAAGTCCAAGCTGCCCAACTGGCAGAACCTCAACCCGGTGCTGCTCAAGAACGCCTCCGCCAGCGACCCCGGCAACGCCCATGCCTTCCCCTACATGTGGGGCTCGATCGGCATCGGCTACAACCCGGACAAGGTCAAGGCAGCCCTGGGCAGCGACGCGCCCATCAACTCCTGGGACCTGCTGTTCAAGCCGGAGAATGCCGAGAAGCTCAAGGCCTGTGGCATCAGCTTCCTCGACTCGCCGACCGAGATGCTCCCGGCCGCCCTGCACTACCTGGGGTATCCGGCGGCCAGCAAGGACAAGGCGCAGATCCTCGAGGCCGAGGCGCTGTTCATGAAGATTCGCCCATGGGTGACCTACTTCCACTCCTCCAAGTACATCTCGGACCTGGCCAACGGCAACATCTGCGTGGCCGTGGGTTACTCCGGCGACGTGCTGCAGGCTCGCGCGCGCGCCGAAGAAGCGGGCAACCAGGAGAAGGTCGCGTTCAGCATTCCCAAGGAAGGCGCCGGCAGCTTCTACGACATGATGGCCATCCCCAAGGATGCCACCAACGTCGACAACGCCTACCTGTTCATGAACTTCCTGATGCGTGCGGACATCATCGCCGAGGTCACCAACAGCCTGGGCTACAGCAATGCCAACTCGGCGGCCACGCCGCTGGTGGACGAGGCAATCCGCAACGACCCGGCGTCCTATCCGCCCCAGGCAGTGCTGGCCACCCTGTACGCGATACCCGACCAGCCGATCCCGATCCAGCGCGTGATGAACCGTGGCTGGACCCGGATCAAGCTGGGCAAGTGA
- a CDS encoding CBS domain-containing protein, whose translation MKSVAELLKLKAKHNQQVHTIAPHQMVLEALMVMAEKNVGALPVVENGVVVGVISERDYARKLVLHGRSSVGTPVSAIMSSPVITVDSHQNVETCMSIMTDSHLRHLPVVENGQLLGLLSIGDLVKEAIAEQADLIRQLEQYIRGE comes from the coding sequence ATGAAGAGCGTCGCAGAACTGCTGAAACTCAAGGCCAAGCACAACCAGCAGGTGCACACCATCGCCCCGCACCAGATGGTGCTGGAAGCGCTGATGGTGATGGCCGAGAAAAACGTCGGTGCTCTGCCGGTCGTGGAGAACGGCGTGGTCGTCGGGGTCATCAGCGAGCGCGACTATGCGCGCAAGCTGGTGTTGCACGGGCGCTCTTCAGTGGGCACCCCGGTGAGCGCCATCATGAGCTCGCCGGTGATCACCGTGGACTCGCACCAGAACGTCGAGACCTGCATGAGCATCATGACCGACAGCCACCTGCGCCACCTGCCGGTGGTCGAGAACGGCCAGTTGCTGGGACTGCTGTCCATCGGTGACCTGGTCAAGGAAGCGATTGCCGAGCAGGCCGACCTGATTCGCCAGCTGGAGCAGTACATCCGCGGCGAATGA
- the potA gene encoding polyamine ABC transporter ATP-binding protein: MANASSTYRKALEGTPSPQKVLVKIDRVTKKFDETVAVDDVSLEIHQGEIFALLGGSGSGKSTLLRMLAGFERPTEGRILLDGADITDMPPYERPINMMFQSYALFPHMTVAQNIAFGLKQDRLAASEIDARVEEMLKLVHMTQYARRKPHQLSGGQRQRVALARSLAKRPKLLLLDEPMGALDKKLRSQMQLELVEIIERVGVTCVMVTHDQEEAMTMAQRIAIMHLGWIAQTGSPIDIYEAPVSRLVCEFIGNVNAFDGTVTEDLEGYAIIDCPDLEQQIYVGHGVSTSVQDKSVTYAIRPEKLLVTTLQPESRYNWSRGKVHDIAYLGGHSVFYVELPGGKIVQSFMANAERRGARPTWDDEVYVWWEDDSGVVLRA; encoded by the coding sequence ATGGCAAACGCCTCCAGCACTTACCGGAAGGCCCTCGAAGGCACCCCGAGCCCGCAGAAGGTCCTGGTCAAGATCGACCGCGTGACCAAGAAGTTCGATGAAACCGTAGCCGTGGACGATGTGTCCCTGGAGATCCACCAGGGCGAGATCTTTGCCCTGCTGGGCGGCTCCGGCTCCGGTAAATCCACCCTGCTGCGCATGCTCGCCGGTTTCGAGCGGCCCACCGAGGGACGCATCCTGCTGGATGGCGCGGACATCACCGACATGCCGCCCTACGAGCGGCCGATCAACATGATGTTCCAGTCCTATGCCCTGTTCCCGCACATGACCGTGGCCCAGAACATCGCCTTCGGCCTCAAGCAGGACCGCCTGGCGGCCAGCGAGATCGACGCCCGGGTCGAGGAAATGCTCAAGCTGGTGCACATGACCCAGTACGCCAGGCGCAAGCCGCACCAGCTCTCCGGCGGCCAGCGCCAGCGCGTGGCCCTGGCCCGCTCCCTGGCCAAGCGGCCCAAGCTGCTGTTGCTGGACGAACCGATGGGCGCCCTGGACAAGAAGCTGCGCTCACAGATGCAGCTTGAACTGGTGGAGATCATCGAGCGCGTAGGCGTGACCTGCGTGATGGTGACCCACGACCAGGAAGAGGCCATGACCATGGCCCAGCGCATCGCCATCATGCACTTGGGCTGGATCGCCCAGACCGGCAGCCCGATCGATATCTACGAGGCGCCGGTGAGCCGCCTGGTGTGTGAATTCATCGGCAACGTCAACGCCTTCGACGGCACTGTCACCGAAGACCTGGAAGGCTACGCCATCATCGACTGCCCGGACCTTGAGCAGCAGATCTACGTCGGCCACGGGGTCAGCACCTCGGTGCAGGACAAGTCGGTGACCTACGCCATCCGCCCGGAAAAACTCCTGGTGACCACCCTCCAGCCGGAGTCGCGCTACAACTGGTCCAGGGGCAAGGTCCACGACATCGCCTACCTGGGCGGCCACTCGGTGTTCTACGTCGAGCTGCCAGGCGGCAAGATCGTCCAGTCGTTCATGGCCAACGCCGAACGCCGTGGCGCCCGGCCGACCTGGGATGACGAAGTCTACGTCTGGTGGGAAGACGACAGCGGCGTGGTACTGCGCGCATGA
- a CDS encoding gamma-glutamyl-gamma-aminobutyrate hydrolase family protein, whose amino-acid sequence MASKPLIGVTACVKEIGLHPYHVSGDKYLRAVSVAAQGLPLIIPSLADLLDIDDLLHNMDGLLFTGSPSNVEPFHYQGTPSEPGTAHDPQRDATTLPLLRAAIAAGVPVLGICRGFQEMNVAFGGSLHQKVHELPGFLDHREADDPRIEVQYAPAHPVAIQPGGLFEAMGLGGEIQVNSIHSQGIDRLAKGLRVEAVAPDGLVEAVSVEHSKAFAFGVQWHPEWQVLSNPAYLRIFQAFGDACRQRATQRR is encoded by the coding sequence ATGGCATCCAAGCCATTGATCGGCGTAACTGCGTGCGTCAAAGAGATCGGCCTGCACCCCTACCATGTCAGCGGCGACAAGTACCTGCGTGCTGTCAGTGTCGCGGCCCAGGGCCTGCCCCTGATCATTCCCTCCCTGGCGGACCTGCTCGATATCGACGATCTGCTGCACAACATGGACGGGCTGCTGTTTACCGGTTCGCCGTCCAATGTCGAACCCTTCCACTATCAGGGCACACCCAGCGAACCGGGTACCGCCCATGATCCGCAACGCGATGCCACTACCCTGCCCCTGCTGCGCGCGGCGATTGCCGCTGGCGTACCGGTGCTCGGCATCTGCCGCGGCTTCCAGGAAATGAACGTGGCCTTCGGCGGCAGCCTGCACCAGAAGGTCCATGAACTGCCGGGCTTTCTCGATCACCGCGAGGCCGACGACCCGCGCATCGAAGTGCAGTACGCCCCCGCGCACCCGGTAGCGATCCAGCCTGGCGGCCTGTTCGAGGCCATGGGCCTGGGCGGCGAGATCCAGGTCAACTCGATCCACAGCCAGGGCATCGACCGCCTGGCCAAGGGACTGCGGGTCGAGGCCGTGGCGCCGGACGGCCTGGTCGAGGCGGTGTCGGTGGAACACAGCAAGGCCTTCGCCTTCGGCGTGCAGTGGCACCCGGAATGGCAGGTGCTGTCGAACCCGGCCTACCTGCGGATCTTCCAGGCCTTTGGCGACGCCTGCCGGCAACGCGCGACACAACGCCGCTGA